One genomic window of Bradyrhizobium sp. CCGE-LA001 includes the following:
- a CDS encoding Fic family protein: MVYIHELPGWPAFNWNVQRIADRLAAVRHKQGRLLGRMERLGFRLKAEATLQTLTEEVVKSSEIEGEVLDRDQVRSSIARRLGMDIGALVPADRHVEGVVEMILDATEHYADELTDERLFGWHAALFPTGRSGMTKIVVGAWRTAQAGPMQVISGPIGRERVHYEAPPAERLAHEMKAFLEWFNGNAGGIDPVLKAALAHLWFVTIHPFEDGNGRIARAIADLALARSEQSAQRFYSMSAQIRRERNDYYTILERTQKGDLDITDWLAWFLDCLDRAFDGADVILASILRKANFWDLHNARQLNKRQRLVLNRLLDGFEGKLTSSKWAKLTKVSQATASRDIDELVEHGILQKDAAGGRSTSYSLVDAQT, encoded by the coding sequence ATGGTCTATATTCACGAACTGCCGGGGTGGCCCGCCTTCAACTGGAACGTTCAAAGGATTGCCGATCGCCTGGCCGCCGTCCGACACAAGCAGGGGCGATTGCTGGGCCGTATGGAGCGGTTAGGTTTCCGGCTCAAAGCCGAGGCCACCCTCCAGACCCTCACCGAAGAAGTCGTGAAGTCGAGCGAGATTGAAGGCGAAGTCCTAGACCGTGACCAGGTCCGTTCGTCCATTGCCCGCCGTCTCGGGATGGATATCGGTGCGCTCGTCCCCGCCGACCGGCACGTTGAGGGCGTCGTGGAGATGATCCTCGACGCGACCGAGCACTACGCTGACGAGCTTACCGACGAAAGGCTGTTCGGTTGGCATGCCGCGCTCTTCCCCACCGGCCGAAGCGGCATGACCAAGATCGTTGTGGGCGCCTGGCGCACGGCGCAAGCCGGTCCGATGCAGGTGATCTCGGGCCCGATCGGGCGCGAGCGCGTCCATTACGAAGCTCCTCCCGCCGAGCGCCTTGCTCATGAGATGAAAGCGTTCCTGGAGTGGTTCAACGGCAACGCTGGTGGCATTGACCCGGTATTGAAAGCCGCCCTCGCGCACCTGTGGTTCGTGACGATCCATCCGTTCGAGGATGGTAACGGGCGCATCGCGCGTGCCATCGCTGACTTGGCGCTCGCACGCTCCGAACAGAGCGCGCAACGGTTCTACAGCATGTCTGCCCAGATCCGTCGCGAGCGAAATGACTACTACACCATTCTCGAACGGACTCAGAAAGGAGACCTCGACATCACCGACTGGTTGGCGTGGTTTCTTGATTGCCTCGATCGCGCCTTTGACGGCGCGGACGTCATCCTTGCCAGCATTCTCCGCAAGGCGAACTTCTGGGATTTGCATAATGCCCGCCAGCTCAATAAGCGCCAGCGGCTGGTGCTCAACCGCCTCTTGGATGGCTTCGAGGGCAAGCTGACCTCGTCGAAGTGGGCCAAGCTTACCAAAGTGTCGCAAGCCACCGCCTCCAGAGACATCGACGAACTTGTTGAGCACGGGATACTTCAGAAAGACGCTGCCGGCGGCAGGAGCACAAGCTATTCGCTTGTCGATGCGCAAACCTGA
- a CDS encoding Pycsar system effector family protein → MKDDQEDAFEKVLSTQLSRNIDFVRFAETKNAALLTFSSAWIIGSINLLTGQATLPAGYAVAFCVALPLFAAAGLVCILSFVPQILDRFHQQDDDDKSLLYWGHVAEIPVGRYHARVTERYKPQENHSVTERYLDDLCVQISVNARIAMRKFTMFNIAAGFVFAAVLVLSLPPIWWGIRHLLR, encoded by the coding sequence ATGAAAGACGACCAGGAAGATGCATTCGAGAAAGTCCTCTCAACCCAACTTAGCCGCAACATCGACTTTGTTAGATTCGCGGAGACAAAGAACGCTGCCTTGCTGACGTTTTCCTCAGCATGGATCATCGGTTCTATAAACCTGCTGACCGGGCAGGCCACCCTACCTGCTGGATACGCTGTAGCCTTCTGTGTCGCCCTGCCCCTATTCGCCGCCGCCGGCCTTGTGTGCATTCTGTCGTTCGTTCCGCAGATCTTAGACCGCTTTCATCAGCAAGATGACGACGACAAAAGCCTTCTCTATTGGGGACACGTCGCCGAGATACCGGTCGGGCGTTATCATGCGCGGGTAACGGAGCGCTATAAGCCGCAAGAGAACCACAGCGTCACCGAGCGTTACCTCGATGATCTATGTGTGCAGATATCGGTCAATGCTCGCATTGCTATGCGTAAGTTCACGATGTTCAACATTGCGGCTGGGTTCGTGTTCGCAGCAGTCTTGGTCCTTTCGCTGCCGCCAATCTGGTGGGGTATCCGACACTTGTTGCGCTAA
- a CDS encoding pentapeptide repeat-containing protein produces the protein MKTTDYTDDPISREYLKRIPQLLDLEDTNFVTQAKFCGLDPAEDFQNLDLGEVDFSNCDLRGFNFSGSDLRGCYGVNVRWEVDDPIFDGADTDDSLFSHRLTQERYFQEHPDELEVVDRLSIDYWANVIIRVEEFLQDKASDRGAMIARALFDRSRDPTVRMNILLFMKVTTEHSRDHKLFIFDILSGYESDPTVTLAAVRALNVFYGDDRDAFNWLLKYLDHSSREVRRAAFLGALRSDRIKDGLPRIISYVKDQADSAQRRAFVGVASRLISSQINSAVYNWRDKCFYDFHDVLSTSDVLAWNNEEFRLFEGRHTKQAAGVLVKTFLKRRLNLIGKFGERYGFHFRYQEKPNGPVVVLGAKDVQLAESLQSLIAQRR, from the coding sequence TTGAAGACGACGGATTACACAGATGATCCGATAAGCCGGGAATATCTCAAGCGGATTCCGCAACTTCTCGACCTTGAAGACACTAACTTCGTCACCCAGGCTAAATTCTGCGGCCTTGATCCGGCCGAGGATTTTCAGAATCTGGATCTCGGTGAGGTCGACTTTTCGAATTGCGATCTGCGTGGCTTCAACTTCTCGGGCTCGGACCTTCGTGGTTGTTACGGTGTCAACGTCAGGTGGGAGGTCGATGATCCCATATTCGACGGGGCCGACACTGACGATTCTCTATTTTCTCACCGATTGACCCAGGAGCGATACTTTCAAGAGCACCCGGACGAACTCGAGGTTGTCGATAGGCTCTCCATTGACTATTGGGCAAACGTCATCATCCGGGTTGAGGAGTTCCTGCAAGACAAAGCATCCGATCGCGGCGCGATGATTGCGCGAGCGCTGTTTGACAGGAGCAGAGACCCCACGGTCCGCATGAATATTCTCCTGTTCATGAAGGTAACCACTGAGCATTCTCGGGACCACAAGCTTTTCATATTCGACATTCTCTCAGGGTATGAGAGCGATCCGACTGTCACTCTTGCCGCCGTCCGCGCCCTCAATGTGTTTTATGGAGACGACCGGGACGCTTTCAATTGGCTTTTAAAGTACCTTGATCATTCCAGTCGGGAGGTGCGACGCGCTGCATTTCTTGGTGCGCTCAGGTCAGATAGAATCAAGGATGGCCTGCCTCGGATCATTTCTTACGTGAAGGACCAGGCCGACAGCGCCCAACGTCGCGCATTTGTCGGCGTAGCTTCGAGGTTGATTTCGTCCCAGATCAATTCCGCGGTCTACAACTGGCGGGACAAATGTTTTTATGACTTTCATGATGTTCTATCGACGAGCGATGTTCTGGCTTGGAATAACGAGGAGTTTCGCCTGTTCGAAGGGAGGCACACCAAGCAGGCTGCGGGGGTGCTAGTCAAAACGTTCCTCAAGCGCCGCCTCAATCTGATAGGGAAGTTCGGCGAGCGATACGGCTTCCACTTCAGGTATCAGGAAAAACCCAATGGGCCCGTCGTAGTACTGGGTGCCAAAGACGTTCAACTCGCCGAGTCCTTGCAAAGCCTTATTGCTCAGCGCCGTTGA
- a CDS encoding ParB/RepB/Spo0J family partition protein: MTKKTQPKSGSEIFVPLNMLKKSPRNVRKTNHTPAEIEGLAASIAANGMLQNLVVEPERDGNGKETGRYFVTIGEGRRLAQLLRAKRKQIRKDEPIRCVLDTEHDAHEISLAENVIRSPMHPADEFEAFALLHTEKGMAADDIAARFEVTPAVVRQRLKLAAVSPALMAVYREGGMSLEQVMAFTLTDDHARQQEVWQGLGWDKGAEAIRRALTEGQVDANDRRARFVGAEAYVEAGGVITRDLFADENGGYFADPALLDRLVLAKLEQEAQAVRAEGWAWVLVTPEFDFRATSAMRRVYPTEPDIPAKAQRKLEKLAAEYDELAAVAENEEMTEAMQTRLDQLETEMEALKGQPVYDPADMAAGGALVSLGYEGGVRVERGFICKEDEAPVAQRREGGSEAEPEAVEPGSALPDRLLAQLTAQRTAALREAVAQRPDIAFIAVVHAFVASTFYFGNRVSCLDVTVRTVYLSGHAAGIDESPQGRACSDRQAELAKALPTDVQDLWDTLLGFTQEQLMRLLAHCTALTLDAVVRPGAGSSSTLKHAEALSQAVSLDMAAHWQPTAANYLGQVTKAVIVEALREGVSEEAAAQLAELKKPAMAEAAERLLTDKCWLPEVLRPLYPAKPEGLAA; this comes from the coding sequence ATGACCAAGAAAACCCAACCCAAGAGTGGCAGCGAGATTTTCGTACCGCTTAACATGCTGAAGAAGTCGCCCCGCAACGTGCGGAAGACCAATCACACCCCGGCGGAGATTGAAGGCTTGGCGGCGAGCATCGCGGCCAACGGCATGCTGCAGAACCTCGTGGTGGAGCCGGAGCGCGACGGCAATGGCAAGGAGACCGGCCGTTACTTCGTCACCATCGGCGAAGGCCGCAGACTGGCACAGTTGCTGCGGGCCAAGCGTAAGCAAATCAGGAAGGACGAGCCCATCCGCTGCGTGCTCGATACCGAGCATGACGCCCACGAGATCAGCCTCGCCGAGAACGTCATCCGTTCGCCGATGCATCCCGCCGATGAATTCGAGGCGTTCGCGCTGCTCCACACCGAGAAAGGGATGGCGGCGGACGACATCGCGGCGCGGTTCGAGGTGACCCCGGCGGTGGTGAGGCAGCGGCTGAAGCTGGCGGCGGTCAGCCCGGCGCTCATGGCAGTCTACCGCGAAGGCGGCATGAGCCTTGAGCAGGTGATGGCGTTCACCCTCACCGACGACCATGCGCGGCAGCAGGAGGTCTGGCAGGGCCTCGGCTGGGACAAGGGGGCCGAGGCGATCCGCCGGGCGCTGACCGAGGGCCAGGTGGACGCGAACGACCGACGCGCGCGGTTCGTCGGCGCCGAAGCTTATGTGGAGGCCGGGGGCGTCATCACCCGCGACCTGTTCGCCGACGAGAACGGCGGGTACTTCGCCGACCCGGCGCTGCTCGACCGGCTGGTGCTGGCCAAGCTAGAGCAGGAAGCGCAGGCGGTGCGCGCGGAAGGCTGGGCGTGGGTATTGGTCACGCCCGAGTTCGACTTCCGCGCCACCAGCGCCATGCGCCGGGTCTACCCCACCGAGCCGGACATCCCCGCCAAGGCGCAGCGCAAGCTGGAGAAGCTGGCGGCGGAGTACGACGAACTGGCCGCCGTCGCCGAGAACGAGGAGATGACCGAAGCCATGCAGACGCGGCTCGACCAGCTTGAAACCGAGATGGAGGCCTTGAAGGGCCAGCCGGTCTACGACCCGGCCGACATGGCGGCGGGCGGCGCGCTCGTGTCGCTCGGCTACGAGGGCGGCGTGCGGGTGGAGCGCGGGTTCATCTGCAAGGAGGATGAGGCACCCGTTGCACAGCGGCGCGAGGGCGGCTCCGAAGCCGAGCCGGAAGCCGTTGAGCCGGGAAGCGCCCTACCCGACCGGCTGCTCGCGCAACTGACCGCCCAGCGCACGGCGGCGTTGCGGGAGGCGGTGGCGCAGCGCCCGGACATCGCGTTCATCGCGGTGGTGCATGCGTTCGTCGCATCCACGTTCTACTTCGGCAACCGCGTGTCGTGCCTCGATGTTACCGTGCGCACGGTCTACCTGTCGGGACATGCGGCAGGGATTGATGAAAGCCCGCAGGGGCGCGCGTGCAGTGATCGGCAGGCCGAGCTTGCCAAAGCGTTGCCCACCGATGTGCAGGACCTGTGGGATACCTTGCTGGGGTTCACGCAGGAGCAGTTGATGCGTCTCTTGGCGCATTGCACGGCGCTTACCCTTGATGCGGTGGTCCGTCCGGGTGCAGGGTCATCTTCAACCTTGAAACATGCCGAGGCACTGTCTCAGGCGGTCTCGCTGGACATGGCGGCGCACTGGCAGCCTACCGCCGCCAACTATCTCGGGCAGGTCACCAAGGCGGTTATCGTCGAGGCGCTGCGTGAGGGCGTGTCGGAGGAAGCGGCCGCACAGCTGGCGGAGTTGAAGAAGCCCGCGATGGCCGAGGCCGCCGAGCGGTTGCTAACGGATAAGTGTTGGCTGCCGGAGGTGCTGCGACCGCTGTATCCTGCAAAGCCCGAAGGACTGGCCGCCTAG
- a CDS encoding DUF2235 domain-containing protein, with protein sequence MASPKIIILSDGTGNAASSVWRTNVWRMFQGLDLQGNSQAAKYDDGVGTSSFVPLAVLGGAFGFGLKRNILDAYKFICRNYDHQNHSKIYLFGFSRGAFTVRVLGALILQQGLVVADTEAELHNGAVKAYRAYRAKGYHSILGIEVLFRALRDYVVMPVLDLLRRNKPYAEIVRRDIPSIEFIGVWDTVAAYGLPMDEMTRGVSNWIWPLELPNRILNQRVKCARHALALDDERTTFHPVLWTEEGESKPAVPTTIDDERLVQVWFVGMHANVGGGYPDDAVSFVPLSWLVDEAIKRGLVFKEAPFADPDSIKLINSAQDKDGRLYDSRSGLGSYYRYGPRKVSDLCNDPDVGVSVKLPKIHESVFDRIDSGCNAYAPIGLPPEYVVVSRNGKLTSLGPTTFETSAGATARFVAQEKLWNFVWMRRLAYFATLAATLHLAAFPFIHDRIKEHEFESPIRMVSELVRFFESFLPKSLHWWTDWYAANPEWFAGGIAAVILLMVLGGSLSSKIKDRMRLLWRDRAAPVPLSGLMHDAIYAFRTHPLYQFVIRAGKRHVLPLLLVVGMVGLGATVASHFLFNVADSMGAFCKGTAEANLVPVNKGIDQDGADFATSAICAPTGLKVFSGRSYEIRIAVTEPWTDAERPTTPAGFRTSTVELASRWKFRSAIFLRRILFRPWYRIIARVGETGVDEYFLDPIPLPNTTPQTYKATFKAARSGELFLYVNDAVIGLPWLSETFYPNNVGKAKVTVKLL encoded by the coding sequence ATGGCCAGCCCCAAGATCATTATCCTGTCTGACGGCACCGGTAATGCCGCCTCAAGCGTTTGGCGCACGAACGTCTGGCGGATGTTCCAGGGGCTCGACCTGCAAGGCAACAGCCAGGCCGCGAAATACGACGACGGCGTGGGCACCTCCTCCTTCGTGCCGCTCGCTGTGCTGGGCGGCGCATTTGGGTTCGGCCTCAAGCGCAATATCCTCGACGCCTACAAGTTCATCTGCCGCAACTACGATCACCAGAACCACTCGAAGATCTACCTCTTCGGCTTCAGCCGTGGCGCGTTCACCGTCCGCGTCCTCGGCGCGCTCATCCTGCAGCAGGGCTTGGTTGTGGCGGATACCGAAGCGGAGCTGCACAACGGTGCGGTCAAGGCTTACCGGGCCTACCGGGCCAAGGGTTACCACTCAATCTTGGGGATCGAGGTGCTCTTCCGCGCCTTGCGCGACTACGTCGTGATGCCGGTGCTCGACCTCCTGCGGCGCAACAAGCCCTATGCCGAAATCGTCCGCAGGGACATCCCGTCCATAGAGTTCATCGGCGTGTGGGACACGGTCGCGGCCTACGGCCTTCCCATGGATGAGATGACGCGCGGCGTCAGCAACTGGATCTGGCCCCTTGAGCTCCCGAACCGGATATTGAATCAACGCGTCAAATGCGCAAGGCACGCGCTCGCGCTCGACGATGAGCGGACGACCTTCCATCCCGTGCTCTGGACCGAGGAAGGCGAATCCAAGCCGGCGGTCCCCACCACCATCGACGACGAGCGCCTGGTCCAGGTCTGGTTCGTCGGCATGCACGCCAACGTGGGCGGAGGGTATCCCGACGATGCCGTGTCGTTCGTGCCGCTGTCCTGGCTGGTCGACGAGGCCATCAAGCGTGGTCTCGTGTTCAAGGAGGCCCCGTTCGCGGACCCGGACTCCATCAAACTGATCAATTCGGCGCAGGACAAGGACGGCCGCCTCTACGACTCGCGTTCCGGCCTCGGCTCCTACTATCGCTATGGCCCACGGAAGGTCTCCGACCTCTGCAATGACCCGGATGTCGGCGTCAGCGTCAAGTTGCCGAAGATCCACGAAAGCGTGTTCGACCGTATCGACAGCGGCTGCAATGCCTATGCTCCGATTGGCTTGCCACCGGAATATGTCGTGGTTTCCCGCAACGGCAAGCTCACCTCGCTCGGGCCGACGACATTCGAGACGTCGGCGGGTGCGACCGCCCGTTTTGTGGCACAGGAAAAGCTCTGGAATTTCGTCTGGATGCGCCGGCTGGCGTATTTCGCCACACTGGCGGCCACGCTGCACCTTGCGGCATTCCCGTTCATCCACGACCGCATCAAGGAGCATGAGTTCGAGTCGCCGATCCGAATGGTCTCCGAACTCGTGCGGTTCTTCGAATCCTTCCTGCCGAAATCACTCCACTGGTGGACGGACTGGTACGCCGCGAACCCTGAATGGTTCGCCGGGGGCATCGCCGCCGTGATCCTGCTTATGGTTCTTGGCGGCAGCCTCAGCAGCAAAATCAAGGACCGGATGCGCCTGCTCTGGCGGGACCGGGCGGCGCCAGTGCCGCTCTCCGGTCTGATGCACGACGCCATTTACGCGTTCAGGACCCATCCACTCTATCAGTTCGTCATCCGCGCCGGGAAGCGGCACGTCCTGCCGTTGCTTTTGGTCGTAGGAATGGTGGGGCTCGGCGCGACGGTCGCGAGCCATTTCCTGTTCAACGTCGCGGACTCGATGGGAGCATTCTGCAAGGGCACAGCGGAGGCCAACCTTGTTCCGGTCAACAAAGGCATCGACCAGGACGGCGCCGACTTCGCTACATCTGCGATCTGTGCACCAACAGGCCTGAAGGTCTTTTCCGGTCGCTCGTATGAGATCCGGATCGCAGTCACCGAGCCCTGGACCGACGCCGAGCGGCCGACCACACCTGCTGGTTTCCGGACCTCCACCGTCGAGCTTGCCAGCCGGTGGAAGTTTCGCAGCGCCATTTTCCTCCGCCGCATCCTGTTCAGACCCTGGTACCGCATTATTGCGCGCGTCGGCGAGACCGGCGTAGACGAGTATTTCCTTGATCCCATCCCGCTTCCGAACACGACACCGCAGACGTACAAGGCAACGTTCAAGGCTGCGCGCAGCGGAGAGCTTTTTCTCTATGTCAACGACGCGGTGATCGGCCTGCCATGGCTCAGCGAAACGTTTTATCCGAACAACGTAGGCAAAGCTAAGGTGACAGTGAAATTGTTGTGA
- a CDS encoding ArdC family protein has product MQTWAEAQVNGYGSHLWGTYRQWAEKGATVRKGEKASYVVFYKQVEVASDDEAETDGKTRAYARATPVFNADQVDGLPQDVPAAPVEQLGDVESFIARTRANIIHGGNRACFVPKLDEIHMPPRELFTGSATSTATEAYYSTLLHELTHWTGPAHRCNRDLSGRFGTEAYAMEELVAELGAAFLCAELGIAVEPRADHAQYLAHWLKVLKADKRAIFTAASKAGEAAAFLQGRAIS; this is encoded by the coding sequence ATTCAGACCTGGGCCGAGGCCCAGGTCAACGGCTATGGATCACACCTCTGGGGCACCTACCGCCAGTGGGCCGAGAAGGGGGCCACCGTCCGCAAGGGCGAGAAAGCCTCCTACGTGGTTTTCTACAAGCAGGTCGAGGTGGCATCCGATGACGAGGCTGAAACCGACGGTAAGACGCGGGCATACGCGCGGGCCACGCCGGTGTTCAATGCCGACCAGGTCGATGGTTTGCCGCAGGACGTACCTGCCGCTCCTGTAGAGCAGCTGGGCGACGTTGAAAGCTTCATCGCCCGTACCCGCGCGAACATCATCCATGGCGGCAACCGCGCCTGCTTCGTTCCGAAGCTGGACGAGATCCACATGCCGCCGCGCGAGCTGTTCACCGGATCGGCAACGTCAACCGCCACCGAGGCCTACTACTCCACCCTGCTCCATGAGCTGACCCACTGGACCGGACCGGCGCACCGCTGCAACCGCGACCTTTCCGGCCGCTTCGGGACTGAAGCCTATGCAATGGAAGAACTGGTGGCCGAGCTTGGCGCTGCCTTCCTGTGCGCCGAGCTGGGGATTGCGGTTGAGCCGCGTGCCGACCATGCGCAGTACCTGGCGCACTGGCTGAAGGTGCTAAAAGCCGACAAGCGGGCCATCTTCACTGCTGCGTCAAAGGCTGGCGAAGCGGCTGCGTTCTTGCAAGGGCGAGCTATCTCCTAA